The Pseudomonadota bacterium region GCAGCCTGCCCCTGCTGCTCCTGACCTTCGCCCACGCCTGCGCCGACACCCTGGACGAGGCACGCACCCTGCACGGCAACGGCGAACTCGACGCCGCCCTCGAGGCCTACACCGAGATCACCAACGCCCCGGACCAGCATTCCGCTAAAGATCGCGGCACCGCCCACAACAACGCCTGCGTGATCCTCTTGGGCAAGGGCGCCTACAGCGAGGCCCGGGAACGCTGCGACGCCGCCCTCACCCTGCGCCGCGACCAGCGCGACAACCTGCGCGGCCTCGGCCGCACACTCAACAACGCAGGCCTCGTGCACCAGCAGCTCGGCGAGTTCGCCCTCGCCGCCGAGCGCTACCGCGAAGCCCTCGCCATCAACCGCGAGCGCGAGGACTGGCTGGCAATCGCCATCAACAGCTCCAACCTCGGCCTATTGCACACCTTAGCCGGTGACTACGGCCTCGCGGCGGCCCGCTTCGACGAGGCCATCGCCGTCGCGGACGATCACCCGGATGCACCATGGTCGGCGCAGCAGCGCGCCCTCGCCCGCATCAACCAGGGCGTGGCGCTCGAGAAACTCGGTGCTTACCGCGAGGCACTGAGCCTGTTCCAGCTGGTGCGCGAATCCGCGCAACTGTTGGACGAAGGCCAACGCGCCCTGCTCGAAGTGAACCTCGGCGTGGTCTATCGCAACCTCGGAGATCCTGTCGCTGCCCTGCGTGCCTTCGACGAGGCCAAACCCCTGTACGACGCACTGGACGACCGCGGCGGCCTGGCCAACGCCTGGCTCAACAGCGGCATCGTCAAGCATGAGGATCTGGCGAACCTGGAGGGCGCGTTGCCGGATATGCAGAGGGCCCTGCAGATCGCCCGCGACAGCGGCGACCGGCCGGAGGAAATCACCGCCCTGCTGGCGCTCGGGCGCCTTGCGCTGAGCGACGGCTCCGGCGCGGCCAAAGGGTATTTCGACCTGAGCTTGGCGCTCGCTCGTCAGACTGGGTCGGCGGAAGCACGATGGGCATCCCTGGAGGGCCTGGCCCGCGTCGCGCTGACCGAGGGCGACCGAGCGCAGGCACTCGACCACCTTCGTGAAGCGATCGATATCGTGGAGTCCGTAGGCGTGGGCGTGCGCACGGCGGGCGTGCGCAGTGACTTCTTCGGCGAACGGCGTGCCGTCTACGAACTCACCGTGAGCGTGCTCGCCTCGGAGTACGCGACCGCCCAAGACCCGGCGCTCGCGCGCTTGGCCTTGAACGTGGCGCGCCAAGCGAAGGCGCGGGAGCTGAGCGATGCCCTCGGCCGCCCTGAGCTCGCCGGCGAAGCCATGACGCAACAGGGCGTGATCGAGTTCTTCGTCGCAGAGGAGCGCCTCTACCGGTGGCTGATCCCCGACGGGGCAGACCAGCCGATGCAATTGCACGCGCTAGACGCCGATCCCCGCGCCCTCGAGACACAGATCAACGCCATCTACCGCGCCCTGGCTAGAGGCGAGCAACCCGACGTCGCGGCCGCACAGGCGCTGGCGGCCCAGCTCTTCCAGGCCCTGCCCGAGGCGGCGCTCGATGGCGAGGCGCTGTACATCGCGCCCGACAGCTTCCTCTACCGGGTGCCCTTCGACCTCCTACCGATGGCGAGCGGCAGCCCGCTGGTCGAGACCCTGGCGCTCGGCATTCTCCCGAGCGATCGCCTGCTCGCGAGCGCGGCGGCGGCACCCCCTGTGCAGACCGGCGCGTGGGCGGGCTTCGCGGATCCTGTCATCGAGGCAGCGGATGCCGGGCCCGCTCTCGCGCGACGGCGCCTCGCCGTGACCCTGGATCCGTTACCTGCGGCCGCCGAAGAACTCGATCGCATCGCGCGTTGGGTAGGGCCCGAGAGTTCGCAACACCTGGGGAGCGCCGCCACCGAACAAGCGGTGTTGTCAGCACTCACCGACGGCACCTCAGTGGTGCACCTGGCGACTCACGCCGTGCTGGACGAACGCGTCGGTGGCACCGCCGCCATCGTGCTCAGTCCCGAGGGCGACCGCGACGGACTCCTCACGCCCGAGGAGATCGCATCAGTGGCGGTTCGCAGCCGCCTCGCCGTGCTCTCCGCCTGCCGCACGGCGGCCGATCTCGCCTCCGAACCGAGGGCCCTCGAGTCCCTCACGGGCGCGTTCCTCGCTGGCGGGGCCGAAGCGGTCGTGGCCACGCTGTGGGATGTGGAGGACACGGTCTCCGCCGCCTTCATGGATCAGTTCTACTACCAGCTCGGGCGCGGTGTCGGCGCCGGCGAAGCCCTGCGCCAGGCCAAGCTCGCCCTGCGCTCCACGCCGGGCTGGGAGCATCCCACGCACTGGGCCGCCTACGTGCTGGTGGGCCGCCTTGACCTCGACCCGCTTGGGGCCGTTCGAGCAGGCTCGCGCTGGAGCACCCCGCTTGCGCTCGCTGCTCTCGCCGCCGGACTGCTAGCGCTTTGGTTAGCTACGCGACGACGGCGAGTGCCCGCTAGCGGATGAACTCGAGATCGTCGTCGTCCAGCTCGAGGGTCAGCACCTGACCCGTGCGCCCCACCAGGAACGATAGCGCCGGATCCAACCGCACGGGCGACTCGGTGCCCACGGGAATATCCGCCCGGGTGGGGACCAGCACCTGGATGAAGTCTCCCGTCACCCGATTGAGATCGCGCGCGGGCGAGACGAAGTTGACGATCACCAACCCGCGATCGGGATCCGAACCACTCACGTTGAAATCGCCCGTGCCGTAGCGCGGATCGATGCGCACCTGCGGCGTGCCGTCCGCCACCAAGGGGTCGTAGCGAAGGGCGACACGCCCGGCGGCCAGCAAACGCAACTGTTCGCTCTGCGCGCTCAGCAGTGCAGTGCGGCCAGGAACCGTCGCTTCCGCCGCGGCCGACAGGGAAAAGGGCTCGGCCGGCCCGTCGATGCGCAGCCGCCCCGCGCGCCCTTCGATCGTGATCGGCGCCCCGTCTGCGTCGACCAGGAAGGAGTCCGGGAGATCCAACGCGATCTCGTACTCCTGACCTGGGATGAGGTCCGAGCGCAGACGCAGGTAGATCACGGCCAGGGGGCCGTCCACCTCGTTGATCGATGCGGTGGGCGAATCGAAGGTCAGCATCACCGACTGGCTGGCTTGGTCCAGCTCGGTTTGGAAGTTGGCATCGTTGCGGCGACTGAACACCACCGAGGCGAGCACCGCCGCGATCGGATTAGCGCCCCCCTGGTCCATCGGGCCGTTGGGTTGCTGACGGATGGGCATGCACACCTGACCCTGACCCACGCCACGCGAGGAGTAGGTGCGCATCACCACCGCCACGATGCCGCCCGGGGTGGCGCTGGCGTCAGCGAGGCGCAGGGTGAGGGAGTCTTCTCCCCCTTGGGCAAACGCGTGCGCGGTGATCAGCAGCAGTAGCGCTGCCATGGTGAGCGCACTGCGGCGCGGCGGTGTGACCGTGCGACTTATGTTCATCGGTGACCCTCCTAGTCCTGGTCGTAGCGGGGATCGATCCTGAATTCCGCGAGCGCGGAGGCGGCTGCTACAGCGTTCGACGGCCCGAGCGCCTCCACCTGCCAACGATAGCGCACCGCGGGATGGAGTTGCTCACGCAGGGCCACCGGCAAGGGCAAGGGGCTGCCCGTGACCTCCTGACTCCAGAGCACACTGTCGTCGACGGCGAGCACGGAGACCCGGTAGGCTGTGGCCTGCGCCACCTCGCGCCAAGTGAAATCATTCGGTACGGCGAAGAGCTGCCCCTCGGGCGCCAGCAGTTCCACCCTCGCGCCGCGCAAGGGGCTTTGGGTGAAGTCGGGCAGTTCGGGCGGCGCCGAGGGCGTACGCAGGCCACCGCCACCGATCACGACCACAGCGGCCAACAGCACGCTGGCGGCCAATGCCAGCGGCACCGCCGGCGCGGAAGATGTAAACCAGCGGCGACGTGCTCGCAACTCAGCAGCACCGGTATGCTCCTCGCGTCGTTCGCGGAGCTTCGCCAGGACGTCTTCCACCTCATCCGAGGAAGCATCCACATCATCCTCAGGATCGGTGAATGCGAGTGCCAACTCGCGCTCGGCCGCGCACGCCGGGCACGCACTCACGTGGGCTGCAAGGTCGCGGCGCTGGGCGTCGCTGAGCGAATCCTCCTCGAGGAAGAGCTCTGGCGGCGGGCAGGGAGAGCCCTCGCCGTAGGCCTGGCGCAGGGCATCAGCGATCAGCTGCTCTTCTGCGCGAGCGCGCGAATCGTTCATGCGGGACTCCCCGGCTCGACGCCGAGCTCTCGGGCCAACCAAGGGCCGAAGCGTTTTCTTAGCTTGCGCATGCCACTGACGAGCGATGCCTTGGCGCCCGAGCGATTGGTCAGCGCCAGCTGGCGAGTGATGGCGGGCAGGCTCATGCCGTCGACGTAGTGCAGGTACACCACCTTCGCTTCCTCCGGCGCCAGGTCGCTCTGCATCGCTGCGCGCAGGCGCTCCAGCACCTGTTCGCGTGCGGTGAGCTCTTCCGTGTGCAGGTCGGGGTCGATGGGATCCGGCGCCTTGGCCGCGTCCTCAGCCTGGGGCTGGCGAGCCTGGGCCAGGCCGTGGTCGATCGCCACCCGGCGGGTGACGCTGTAGAGCCAGGTGCTGAAGCGACTCTCGCCCCGGTAGGCCGCCAACTTGTCCTGCACCTTCACGAAGACCTCCTGCACCACGTCCGCCGCCTGTTCCGGATCACGGCAGAAGCGTCGACACCAGGCCGCCACCCGCGGGTAGCTGTTGCGGAACAGCTGCTCCAGGCAAGCATCACCCTGCTCCGGGTGAGCGCGCCAGCGCTTGATGAGCGCTTCGTCGGAGAGCGTGTCGAGGCTGGTCACCACCAGCTCCGGCTTGCATTGGCCTCAAGTTCGCGCAAGGGGACCGTCCACCGCTCGCTACCGTGATTGTCGGTGGCGGGCACATCGATTCGCCCGCCGCTTACGGGGTATGACAGCGCGCGAGCGCAAAATGGAACAGAAAGTTGATGCGGCGACGCCGCAGGGGCTCAGCGGTAGCGCTCGCCGCGGTGCTCCACCCAACCGCCGGGGATGCCCCCGTCCGGGTCATGGTGGGTCCAGTGCACGACGCCACCGCGATCGTTCCACTCGTACTCGCCGTACACGCGGATCGGATCGTCCTCGCGAATACCCGCCACGCGGGGCGCCAGATCGATGTTATGGGCAACCAGCACCGTGTGCCCCGAGGCGGTGCGCATGATGAAGCGCTGGTGGCGCGAACCCTCGTTGTCGTCCGAGAGGATGCGGTCGACGCGGCCGTCGACGGTCAGCCAGGTGTCGCTACGCTGGGCTGCGAAGAGCGACTCCACGGTGAGCCCGTCGCCGCTGCCGCCGGCCCCAGAGTCACCGTTACCCATTGATAATCCACCGTTTTCTAACACGGTGAATACTGCGCCGGCCACCAGCAGCAAGGCCCCGATGACCGTCTTTGGCATCCGCACCGATCGTTCTCCCCCAGCCCAGAAAAAAATCGCGATTTTGGGTGAAACCTTTTTTTGGGAGCCGACAACTCCCTATGCAAGGACGGGCTGTCGGCGCTGAATCGCCACCCCCTCCCACGGCGGTGTCCCCCCCGATCGCCACCGTGGCCCGGTGCTTCGAGCCGACCGTCCCAACGCTTCCCTGTGTGAGCTTACGCCCTGGTCTTCGGACCGGGGCGCTTTTTTTTGTGCGGTCCGCTCTCGGCGCGCGTGTGCTGGGTGCGGAAGGGCTTGCCGCCCTTCGGCGAGGCCGCCGCGGCCCCCTTGCGACGACGCCCTTCGGGGGCCACCCCCGTGCCCGCCGGCTGGTAGCGCGGGATCAGGTGTCGCTTCCCGTTGCCGATGAGATCCGCCCTGCCCATGCGACGCAGGGCGTCGCGCAGGAGCGGCCAGTTCTCCGCGTCGTGGTAGCGCAGGAAGGCCTTGTGCAGGCGGCGCTGGCGCAGGCCCTTCGGCACCGCCACGCCTTCGCTGTCCTGGGTGACCTTGCGCAGGGGGTTCTTGCCCGAGTGGTACATGGCCGTGGCCGTCGCCATCGGCCCCGGCAGGAAGGCCTGCACCTGGTCCGCGCGGAAGCCGTTGGCCTTCAGCCAGAGCGCCAGCTCCAGCATGTCCTCATCGGTGGTGCCCGGGTGGGCCGCGATGAAGTAGGGGATCAGGTACTGCTCCTTGCCCGCCGCCTTCGAGTAGCGGTCGAACAGCTCCTTGAAGCGGTAGTACGTGCCGACGCCGGGCTTCATCATCGCCTTCAGCGGGCCCTCGCCGATCGCCTCGGGGGCGATCTTCAGATAACCGCCCACGTGGTGGCTAGCGAGTTCCTTAACGTACTCGGGCGACTCGATCGCGAGGTCGTAGCGCACCCCAGAGGCGATCAGGATCTTCTTGATCCCGGGCAGAGCGCGCGCCTTGCGATACAAGTTGATCAGCGGCGCGTGGTCGGTGTTCAGGTTCGGGCAGATACCCGGGTAGACGCACGACGGGCGACGGCACGCCGCCTCGATCTTCGGATCCTTGCAGGCGAGGCGATACATGTTCGCCGTGGGGCCGCCGAGATCGGAGATCACGCCGGTAAATCCCGGCACGTCGTCGCGGATCGTCTCCACCTCCTTGAGGATCGACTTCTCCGAGCGATTCTGGATGATGCGGCCCTCGTGCTCGGTGATCGAGCAGAAGGTGCAGCCGCCGAAGCACCCGCGCTGGATGGTCACGGAGAAGCGAATCATCTCGTATGCCGGGATCTTCGCGTCGCCGTACTTCGGGTGCGCGACGCGTGCGTAGGGCAGCTCGTACACCGCGTCCATCTCGTTGGTGTGCAACGGCAGGGGCGGCGGGTTCAGCCAGACGTCCTTGTCGCCGTGGCGCTGGACCAGGGCGCGGGCGTTACCCGGGTTCGACTCCAGGTGCAGGATGCGCGAGGCGTGAGCGTAGAGGATCGGGTCGTCAGTGACCTGTTCGTAGGCGGGCAGGCGGATGTAGCTCGTCGCGCGGTCGGCGCGCGGCACGCGGCGCTGGAAGCGCACGACGTGTTCCTTAGGCGCGGCCGTGGGCTCGGCTGGCGTGGGGTCGCCCGCGTCGCAGCCCTCACCGGTGCCCGCGTCAGCGTTGCCCATCTTCATTTCATACGGATCGGGATGGGGATCGACGCGGCCCGGGGTGTCCAGGTGGGTGGAGTCGATCTCCGTCCAGCCCTCGGGCAGCTGGGGCCTGAGGTAGGCTGTGCCGCGCACGTCCTCGAGTTCGGCGATGTCCTCGCCGGCGCCGAGGCGGTGGGCGATCTCGACGATGGCGCGCTCGCCGTTGCCATAGACCAACAGGTCCGCGCGGGCGTCGAGGAGCACGGAGCGCCGGATCTTCTCCTGCCAGTAGTCGTAGTGGGCGATGCGCCGCAGGCTCGCCTCGATGCCCCCGATCACCAGGGGCACGCCGGCAAAGGCCTCGCGCAGGCGCTGGCTGTACACCACCACGGCGCGATCGGGACGCGCGCCGCCCGCACCGCCCGGCGTGTAAGCGTCGTCGGAGCGGCGCTTACGGTCCGAGGTGTAGCGGTTCACCATCGAGTCCATGTTGCCCGCGGTGATGCCGAAGAACAGGTTCGGCCGGCCTAAGGCCTGGAAATCCTGGGTCGATTGCCAGTCGGGCTGGGCGATGATGCCGACCCGGAAGCCCTGGGCCTCGAGCAGGCGGCCGACGATGGCCATGCCGAAGCTAGGATGGTCAACGTACGCATCGCCTGTTACGACGATGATGTCGCAACTATCCCAGCCTAAGGCATCCATCTCCTCGCGGGAGGTGGGCAGGAACGGGGCGACGCCGAAGCGGTGCGCCCAGTAAGGGCGATAGCCGAAGAGCGGTGGCGCGGCGGGCATGGCGGTGGCTTGTTGCATCGCCGAATTGTAGCACCGCCGAACCCGCCAGCCTCCCATTCATGAAGTCGCGCGGCGGCGGCCGCCTCCTGCACTCGCGCGCAAGTGCGGTGGCTGCGCGCTGCCGGAGCTCGGAACGAAACCAGACCCCGATGGCGTAGCTGCGCCGGATGAGAAACCACGCCGGAGCGGCGAATCGCGTGCCGCCCAGCGACGCGCGAACCGAGATGTAGGCAAACGCAATGGGCCCGAACCACGCAAAGCTCAACAGCACACGGACATCTAGTCAGTGAACCGAAGGTGAATCTTCACTCGGCTCATCGCCGTTGCTACCATCTTGCCCCCTACCGGGTCGACACCCACCTTTCGAAAGCGAACACTCCCACCGAGGTCTGATAGCCTACCCACCATGTAGGCTTACAACCTTGCGACTGCGCTAGCAAAAGAACAACGGAGCCCCGCTCATATGGCCATTGGCGATTACCGGAATACCCCAGCAACATTCGCGCGAACCGTAGGCTTCACTGCTCTCGGGTTGATTATGTTATTAGCAGGATGCGGAGGCGGCGGCAGCTCGAACGGAAGCAGCAATGCAGACGATCCGCAGGCCGAGCCACCCCCTGTGGCACAGATCGAAACGCAGGGCGGCATCCAAAAGGGCCCTTTCATCATCGGCTCGACGATCAGCGTGAACGTGCTCACCGCCGAGGCTGAGGCCACAAGCGCGACGATCACGACTGAAACTCGAGATGACTTCGGCACCTTCGCCTTCTCTGCCGACGAGGGCGCCCTGGTACGCATCTCCGCCAACGGCTTCTATCGCAATGAGTTGACCGGGCAGGTATCCGGAGAGATCACTCTACGCGGCGTTCACTCGGTCGCCGAAGGCACGAGCGCCTACATCAACGTGCTCACGCACCTAACGAGCGACCGCATCGTCGAACTCATCTCAAGCGCAGGCCTCACCTTCGAAGCGGCTCGAGATCAAGCCGAAACGGAGTTCCTGCTAGCCTTCAGCGAGGTGGTGCAAAACTCAGGTGAGTTCCCGTTCGTCTCCTTGTCGATCTACGACACTCCTGACGCGCGATCGAGCGCCTACCTTCTCGCCGTCTCAGCGATCTTGCTGGAGCGCGCGTCCGAACTCGCCGAGGAGAATGCCTCCGATGCTGACGCAGAACTCTCACTGCTGCTGAACTCGCTGGTTGCCGACTTCGCCGAGGACGGCACCATCGAAACACCCTTGGACGGACTACGAACCGCGATCCCGAATCTTCGCCCCGACCAAATCAGTGCAAACACTGCAGCGCTGGTTGCAGACAATCCTGACTTCGTGCCGGCGGACATCAATGAGTTCCTCGATACGGATCTGGACGGGGAGTTCAACGCCGTCGACACGGACGATGACAACGATCTGATTCCGGACGATGTGGACACCTCACCGTACGAACGTGATCTCGTCGCGAGCAGTCAGGCGCTTGCCGTAGACGAAGACACAAGTCTGCTTGTGGATGTATCGACCAATGCATCGGATCAACTGCCCGTCGCGCTTCTGATCACCCGCGCACCGAGCAACGGAACGGTGAACGGTGCCTATCCGACGCTCACCTACACACCCGACGAGAACTACGCGGGCGTGGATTCCTTCTCGTATCAGGTTTCACAGGGTGAACTCGCAAGCGACATCGCGAGCATCTCCATCACCGTCAACCCGATCAACGATGCCCCGGTAATCTCCGGCAATCCGCCCCAGGAGACCCTTACGGATGCGTTGTTCAGCTTTACGCCATCCGTGTTGAACGTCGAAGCCGACAACCTCACCTTCAGCATCGAGAACGCGCCAGCATGGGCCGCCTTCGACCCTGCCACCGGCACGCTGGAAGGCACCCCGATCAGGAGCGAGAGCGGCACCACGGACGACATACGTATCCGTGTGAGTGACGGACAGGCGTCGGCGGATCTGGCCCCCTTTTCGCTTACGGTAGCGAAGGCGCCGTGGTTCTCGGGACCCGAGTTGCCGGCGGTGCGCCAGTCGCCAGCGGTGGCCGGCACGAACGACGCGATCTATGTGCACGGTGGATTCGTCGAGGGACCCGGCGCACTTGAACGCAGCACGCTCATGGATCGATTCGATCCGTCGACCAACACATGGACGAGCCTTTCACCCTCGCCCGAAGTGCAGATCAATCATACGGCGCATGTTGTCGGCGACATGTTCTACGCGTTCGGCGGCGGTGAGTCAGGCAACAGGGCCATCGACAGCGTGTACGCCTACTCCATCCCCGAGGACGAGTGGTCCCAGCGCGAATCGATGAGCGTCGCGCGGGAGAACCATGCCTCATGCCTGTTCGGCAACGAAGTCTACGTGTTCGGCGGACGCAACCCCGATGGCACGCTTGGTTCGGTCGAGTCTTACAACCCCGAGACGAATGCCTGGACGCCCCGGGCCGACATGCCGGCACCGGCATGGGGCGTTTCGTGCGCGACACTCGGCGAGCTGATTTATGTGTTTGGCGGGGCGACGGACGAGAGGGCGATTAATGTGTACGACCCCTCCCTGGATGCCTGGTCATCCGCAGGCGCCCTAAGCTCAGCCAAACGCTACGGGGTTAACGTTGTCGTCTACCAAGATCAGGCCTACCTGCTTGGCGGCTACCAATGCACCGAAGGCTGTGGCCCCCTGGCGACGGCGGATGTTTTCGATCCCGCAAACGGCGGCCAGCTAACGGCACGGGCGAGCATTCCACGGGAAACAACGGGCGGTGGTGCAGCCGTCATAGGCGATTTGATCTACCTGCTCGCCGCCGACAACAGAAACAACCAACAGCTAGTGCTGCTGAGAATCTACGAGCCGGGTGTCGACGACTGAGGCGCCGGCCAGGGCCGCGGTGATCTCGAGCGCGTCTCCGACGGCTACCGGCGTCAACCGACGCCGGTAGCCGCAAGCAGACGCCTCAGACAGCAGCCGTACGACGACGCCGCACCGAAAAGCCGAGCAACCCGAGCGCCCCGCCCATGAGCGGCAACGCCGCCGGTACCGGAACCGCTGCCACGTCGAAGGAGATCAGGTAAACATCGCTGCTAGCCGTGAGCTGGCTATCGAAGATGTAGCCGGCACCCGTCTCGAGCCCGTTGAACGCCGCCAGCTCAGCGAAGTTGAACGCCACCACCGAGTTCTGCGGGGTGCGCGCGTCGTTATCGCCACCCACCACGAAGGCGGCAGCGCTCGGATCGAAGATCTCTGAACCGGCATCCCAGATGTCAGCAGCGCCGACCAGGATGTCCGAGATGATCAGGTTCCCGCTGCCGTCGAACAGCTGGTACTGGGTGGGGCTGTCGTTGCCGATGAAGAAGTCGTTACTGGGCACGACCATCGACGCGAAGGTGAAGTACGAGTTGATATCCGTATCCACCGTGAAGGTGGCCATGGCGGTAGCGCCCGGCACCAGCGGGCCTGCCGGATCCGGCACCACGCTGCCGAGCACGGCCGTTGGATCCGCCGCCTCGAAGGCCGGGAACCAGGCATCACCCGAGCCGCCCTCGGCCACCGAGATGATGGCATCGCCGGCCGCCTCGCCGATGTCGAAGGCATCGAAGGTGCCGTTGTGGAAACCGACGCGCAGGGGGGCGAAGGCCACGCTGTTCTGCGGCGTGAGGTTTTCGACGGTCACGGTGATCTGCACGGTGGCAGCGGACGCGCCGAAGGAGGTGAGGGCTAGCGCAGTCGCGCCGATGGCCGCGAGGCTGAGTTTCATCGCTTGGTGTCTCCTGAATGAGCGGATTGGGGCTCGGCGCGGCTAAAACGCAACCGACCATAACCACTACGCAGCCCTCGTCGAATTCGATACATCGACGAGTGACTTTCGCGGGTGAGAGGGCCTCAGGGACGGGGAACCGATTGTCCGCGGGGGGGCCGCAGGACCAGGAAGCCGACAACGGCGCCGATCGGCCCCAACGCCAAGCCGGGCAGGAGATGGTGCGTGAGGATGTGCCAGGGCTCGTGCATGCACGCGATTTGCATGAGCATTGCCGGCAGTGCGCCGGCCGCCAGGCCAAGCGCCGCCCCCGAGAAGGCTCCCCGCGGCCACCAGCGGCGCAGGACCAGGGCACCGCAGGCGAGCACCGGGATTCCGAAGGTGAGCACCTGCCATTCGCAGTGCTCCCGCTTGCCGTGCATCGACGGGGCAAAGGTAGGGTCGACGAAGCCGTACAGGTGTAGCCCCACCCAGAGGATGAGCAGGGTGAGAGCCGGCAGGGCACTCAGGAGCAGCGAGGGGCTCCCCGGGAGCGCGGAACGAAAGGCCAGATGAGCGAAGGCGACGGTAGTACCAAAGCCCAAGGCCAGTTCCGTCCACAGCCTGGGGCTGCTCGCCAGCTGATCCATCACGCCGGGGCGCAGTTCGCCCGGGAGATGCGTCAGCGCCACCACCCACACGGCGGCCAGCACCACCCACAGCGCGCTCTCCAAATGCGTCTGCGCCCCGTTGCGCACGGGTTTCGCGGCATCTGCCACGAGGTCCTTGATCAGCGCATCGCGCGTGGGGCGACTCATCCGTTCACGCTCCCTTCGCGGTTCAGCTCAGCGAACACCGCTTCGAGCCCTCGGCGCAGGCGCGCCTTCAGTGCACTCTCGCGAATCCCCAAACGGGTGGCTGCTTCCTTGGCGGTGAGCCCCTCGTACTTCACGAGGATGACTGCTCTGCGCAGGTCCTCCGGGATCTTCGCCAGGGCTTGGGCCCCATCGATCAGGCGATTGAGGGTATCCGAGGAGGATGCCCCCGGCACGGGCTGGCGTTGCAGGCGGTGCCAGGTGTTGCCGCGGCGGAGCAAATCGATGGTCCGGTGACGGACGAGGGTGAAGAGCCAGGGCCGGAAGGAGCGCCCCGGATCGTAGGTGTGCCGCGCCTGATGCACGCTCACGAGACACTCCTGCACGCAGTCTTCGAGCATTTCGATCTGACCGAAACGGTGGCAGATGAAGTCTTCGATGGCAATCGATATCTCCCGGAGCAGCTGCGCGTAGGCCCCCTGGTCGCCCGCTTGCGCCTGGGTCATCAGACGAGCCCAACGGCGCTCATCCTCAGCGTAGCGGTTGCTATCGGTCTCCACTGTCGGCTGTTTCACCTTGCCAGTACGCAGGCGTGCACGATGTCGATACATCGACGCGGACGCGGCGGCAGGATACCTCACCGACCCGACACCGTGAGAGGGCCGCCGGTGGATCACCGGCAGGGCCCACGCAATGCGCGCTTTCGAGTTCCGGGGAGATTCTCGTGGCCTTGCGTGGTGCAGCGCCTCGCAAACCCACGACGTCATTCGTGCGCAGCCGTAACCCATCTTTTTTGTTAGTCGATACGGTGCCTAGTCATCCGGCAGCTCGTAGTCGTTCCTCAACGCGCGGTCCTCCGTGAAGTACTGCACGAACTCCCAGTCGTTGCCGTCCGCGTCGTAGAAGTACACGCGCTTTCGGTGGGGATGGCTGTTCGGATACGTCGAATCCCGAAAACCCGCCGCCGACAAGCGCGCCCGCAAGGCGTCCACATCGTCCACCTCGTAGCCCAGGTGATTCACGCCTGCACTGCCACTGTAGGGCGCGTGGCCGGGGGCGTCGTCGCGCGTCTCGTTCAGGGCGATGTACGTCTCATCCGTGCCGATGTGCATCCAGCGCAAACCACCCTCGCGCGTCTCCTCGCTGCGCACGCGGAAGTCGGGGAACGCGGCGGTGAGGAAGCGGACTGCTTCATCGAAGTGGCGTACGTGCAAGTTCGCGTGTTCCATTCGTGTGGCCATGATCATCTCCTTCTAGACATGGCTGTATTCTCCATTCAGCCAGCTACCAGAGGAACTGAATTGCTAGTGAACTAGCGGGCTGCTACTTTTCTGTCATGGA contains the following coding sequences:
- a CDS encoding NrsF family protein, translated to MSRPTRDALIKDLVADAAKPVRNGAQTHLESALWVVLAAVWVVALTHLPGELRPGVMDQLASSPRLWTELALGFGTTVAFAHLAFRSALPGSPSLLLSALPALTLLILWVGLHLYGFVDPTFAPSMHGKREHCEWQVLTFGIPVLACGALVLRRWWPRGAFSGAALGLAAGALPAMLMQIACMHEPWHILTHHLLPGLALGPIGAVVGFLVLRPPRGQSVPRP
- a CDS encoding spondin domain-containing protein; the protein is MKLSLAAIGATALALTSFGASAATVQITVTVENLTPQNSVAFAPLRVGFHNGTFDAFDIGEAAGDAIISVAEGGSGDAWFPAFEAADPTAVLGSVVPDPAGPLVPGATAMATFTVDTDINSYFTFASMVVPSNDFFIGNDSPTQYQLFDGSGNLIISDILVGAADIWDAGSEIFDPSAAAFVVGGDNDARTPQNSVVAFNFAELAAFNGLETGAGYIFDSQLTASSDVYLISFDVAAVPVPAALPLMGGALGLLGFSVRRRRTAAV
- a CDS encoding VOC family protein, which codes for MATRMEHANLHVRHFDEAVRFLTAAFPDFRVRSEETREGGLRWMHIGTDETYIALNETRDDAPGHAPYSGSAGVNHLGYEVDDVDALRARLSAAGFRDSTYPNSHPHRKRVYFYDADGNDWEFVQYFTEDRALRNDYELPDD
- a CDS encoding kelch repeat-containing protein, whose translation is MAIGDYRNTPATFARTVGFTALGLIMLLAGCGGGGSSNGSSNADDPQAEPPPVAQIETQGGIQKGPFIIGSTISVNVLTAEAEATSATITTETRDDFGTFAFSADEGALVRISANGFYRNELTGQVSGEITLRGVHSVAEGTSAYINVLTHLTSDRIVELISSAGLTFEAARDQAETEFLLAFSEVVQNSGEFPFVSLSIYDTPDARSSAYLLAVSAILLERASELAEENASDADAELSLLLNSLVADFAEDGTIETPLDGLRTAIPNLRPDQISANTAALVADNPDFVPADINEFLDTDLDGEFNAVDTDDDNDLIPDDVDTSPYERDLVASSQALAVDEDTSLLVDVSTNASDQLPVALLITRAPSNGTVNGAYPTLTYTPDENYAGVDSFSYQVSQGELASDIASISITVNPINDAPVISGNPPQETLTDALFSFTPSVLNVEADNLTFSIENAPAWAAFDPATGTLEGTPIRSESGTTDDIRIRVSDGQASADLAPFSLTVAKAPWFSGPELPAVRQSPAVAGTNDAIYVHGGFVEGPGALERSTLMDRFDPSTNTWTSLSPSPEVQINHTAHVVGDMFYAFGGGESGNRAIDSVYAYSIPEDEWSQRESMSVARENHASCLFGNEVYVFGGRNPDGTLGSVESYNPETNAWTPRADMPAPAWGVSCATLGELIYVFGGATDERAINVYDPSLDAWSSAGALSSAKRYGVNVVVYQDQAYLLGGYQCTEGCGPLATADVFDPANGGQLTARASIPRETTGGGAAVIGDLIYLLAADNRNNQQLVLLRIYEPGVDD
- a CDS encoding RNA polymerase sigma factor, translated to MKQPTVETDSNRYAEDERRWARLMTQAQAGDQGAYAQLLREISIAIEDFICHRFGQIEMLEDCVQECLVSVHQARHTYDPGRSFRPWLFTLVRHRTIDLLRRGNTWHRLQRQPVPGASSSDTLNRLIDGAQALAKIPEDLRRAVILVKYEGLTAKEAATRLGIRESALKARLRRGLEAVFAELNREGSVNG